TTGAAATATAGCTGGCATAAAGTGCTGAATTTGTTGCCAGCGAGAAGATGGTGAAGATTTTGACAATGCGCCAAACACCATCCATAACCGGTTCTTGAATCATGCCACGCATCATCGACCACCCCCACAGAATCACATAGAGGATGAGCAATTGCCGTCCAAAACTTTGGAGGGTTCCTGCCATAGTGGCCGCAATATCGGTAACGTACTTTGCTACCGCTGCATCGACATACTGGAACAGCGTTTGAAAAACTTGTGACGAGTCCATTATTTACCCCCGTCTTTTTTCGGTTGAGGGGTGTTATCTGGCGCGATCACAATACGAGGGATAGGGCGATCTTTTCCGGCCATCTTTTGGCTTGTTTCCGTGCCTTCCTTGATGGTCTTATCCAGTTCGCTTTCCTTGTCGTTGCAGCCTGCCAGGGAGAGGGCGACGACCGCGCCAATGCAAGCCATGAGAATGGTTTTTTTCATGGTCAATACTCCCCGCGCTCAACGATGACACCGGCTTGCGCCTGGCGCTCTAGCATCCGCTCGAAAGCGAGATAAGCCGCCATCACACAAATGCCGATACCGCCGAAAACAAGAGGCAAGGCCGCTGTCAGCAAGACATTCAGTCCAAAGATGCCCGCGAACTCCGCGACGTGGCCGCTTGCCGCAGCCGTGCGCCCTTGTTCCGCAATGTCCGACATTGGCCCGGTAATCAATGCCCATTGCCCGGCCAGGAGTGCCACAACAGCAATGCCCGTTGCTGCTTGTGCCACCTGTTTCAAAGTCAATTTTTTCATCACATTTTTCCTTTACGGTTGCTACCCGATTGATCGTCTAATACCTGAATTAGACTACTGTTGCAAGCGAAATGCACATGTCAAGCCGCTTGTCAAGTTGTTTCGCTTGTCAGTTTTATTTCCCCCTTTCCGCGTTAATCGTCGCCCTGGCTTTGTTGTCCAACTTGTCCCATGAAGCCGCTACCACTTTGCCCAAGTCGGTAAAGGCCGCGTCTCGCTTGTCATAGGTAAGCAGGTTGGCACCGAGTACCACGCCGCCGCCGACCATGCCGCAGGCCAGGCAGAGGGCGAGCGTTCGCCAAATGCTTTGTTGTTGCGACCTCAGAACCTTTTGCACTGGTGCGGCTATTTCTGTTTGCACCGTGTTTTTAACGGTGCGCTCTACCTCTGTCAGTGCTGCCCGTATTGCTGCGCTTGAATCGCGGTCAAATTGAGCCTTAGCCGCTTGCGCGTCCTTTTCCATTGCCGCGCGTACTTTGTCGCCCTGGGCATTGGTATAGGCTTCTAGTTGCGCTTTGTAGGCATCCCCGGCTTTGATGAGCAAACCGACAAGGCCGGTAATCTTGGCCTCGACTTCCTCAACTTGACCAGGCAGGACGCCTTTTAGCGACTCGACGGAATCATGCAACCGGCCAATATCACCGAGCATTTCCGCAATGAGCGCATCACGGGCTGTAGGTTCTGCCGCCATGCTTAATTACCCCTTGTGGATTATTTGAAAAGCGTTTTGAAAACCGCGTCCAATTCTTCGGTTACGCCAGCGGCCAGGCGCTTGACGCCCACCATTTGCGCGAAGTGCAATTTTTCTTCCGAGTCCTTGGCCGTCTTAATCATTTCCTTGTAGTCGGTCGGGTCGTTGAGAATGTCTTTAATGCTCTTTTCCGCATCCTTCAACTTGCCGTAAATATCATTGACGTGAATAACGGCATCGGGGCGCAAAGTGAAATTCTTGGCCGCAGCATGGAATTCAAACAGGCCGGAGAAAATGCGCTCTGGCGTTTCGTCCAGTTCTACCATGTTGAACACAAGCCGGATTTTTTTGGCCGGAACGCCAATTTCTGCAAGCGCCTCAATCGTGCTGATGGTGTCGCGCTGCTGTTTGTGCTTGGAAATCGTCGGGACGACGAAATAATCAAATTCCTCGTGACTGCCCCGGTATTGCTTCATGAGTTGCACGAAGACTTCGACGTTAGAGGAGCCAACGTCCACCACGGCATCATCCATCATGGTCAATGCTTCTTGCAGTTCGCCAAACTGCTTACCCTTGATGGCTTCATCTTGCGAGCCGTCCGAATTGATGGATTCGACCGGGATAATGTTTGCGTCTTTCAGGCGCGGGGCGAGCAGGTGCCGGGAAATAGTGGATTTACCAACATTACCCGAGAAATTGATAACT
This is a stretch of genomic DNA from Curvibacter sp. AEP1-3. It encodes these proteins:
- the stbB gene encoding StbB family protein, whose product is MKVAVINFSGNVGKSTISRHLLAPRLKDANIIPVESINSDGSQDEAIKGKQFGELQEALTMMDDAVVDVGSSNVEVFVQLMKQYRGSHEEFDYFVVPTISKHKQQRDTISTIEALAEIGVPAKKIRLVFNMVELDETPERIFSGLFEFHAAAKNFTLRPDAVIHVNDIYGKLKDAEKSIKDILNDPTDYKEMIKTAKDSEEKLHFAQMVGVKRLAAGVTEELDAVFKTLFK